GTCAATGTGAGTGGAGCAGAGAGGTAGGAACATTCTTTTCTCTGTCATCTTCCCTTGATCTGGTAACATAAATATGTACTCTAGCCTATTAATACCATAagcaattaataataattaatatggtacactgttccaacaccacactctcCATCAGTATGTCCCTTTTTCCCCCATCACTATCTAAGGGTTCTtgcttcaatttcttttctttctttctttcttttttttttcctttggattttgggtcacacccagtggcactcaggggttacttctggctctgtgctcaggaatcactcctggcagacatgggggaccatatgagatgctgggattcaagccattgtgcaaggcaaatgccctactgctgtgctatctcttcagcccctccatTTCAATTTTCATTCCTCACCTCTACCTATCAGGAAGAGAAAAGTTAAAAAGCTAAAGTTCTGTTGCCATTGGTCATTTGTCATTCGCTTAATCTGCTTCTTTATAACCCACACATGAGAGATCATTCCCTTTTCTGTCcctcttctggtttacttcactcAGGATGATACCTTCCAATTCCACCCAGGTGGCAAAAAACACAggatttttgtcatttcttaCAGACGACTTGTAGTCATTCTGAATGGAATACCAAAGTATCCACCATAATTTATCTGTTCTTTGACACTTGGGGTATTTCTAGATTTGAGTTATTGTGACTAATGCTACAGTGAATATAGGAGAATGCATGTCTTTTTGGAATAAAGCTTTTGGGTAAATCTATAGTTTTTATTTGAACTTTCTTATAACACTATTTAATAGTTACCAAATTAAACTAaatacatgatttaaaaaaagaccTCTTCGAGTAGGAGAAGATAAACTAGAGAGCTAGTTTTTCTAGGCTTACATCTGGGGTCACATCTCCACAACACTTTACATGGTGGATCTCTGTCCAGCCTCATCCAAGGTGAAGTTTCTTTTCCGTGCAACTGCTTCGCTGTTTAGCTCTGAATCTGCCCTATCAATGTTGCCAGTGTTGATTGCCAAGGGGCCCTCTGCAGCACCTCCATTGGATTGAAGAAGGATAGAATTTGGTTCCTTAGGACGTTTCCACTGAGGCCTGGTGACGATCCAGAAAATGAGAGCACCGAACACCACAATCAAAAGGCCAAGGGTGTTTGTGAAAATGCCTTCAGGTGGAAATGAACTGTAGGCAGGATCTTTCCTACAAATAAAGAAGAGTGTGTCCAATTATACATAAGGCAGGACAGCAACCTACCAAGCATTCCTTTGAGTTTCAAGGTGTGCAATGAGATAGCATCAGTGTAAATTCCCTTAAAGCTTGGCATCAGGGAGAAATGTAAATTATCCGCTTTAATTCACACAGCAGGAAAGTATGATATGATTTAAagttaaactataaaattaatataacacTGGAGTTGGAGTTGGAAAGATAcaaagtgggtaggatgcttgtcttgctccagctgacctgggtttgagccccggcatcccatatagtcccctgagcctgccaggagtgatatctgagtgcagagccaggagtaattgccagaacaaacaaacaaaataaaacaaaaataacataacatCTAGAACACCAAGGTTTGCTTAGGAATGAAAAAACAGAATGATACAGGGATAAGGGAGATGGTTCAAAAagactgagtacatgctttgcaccctacatcattgggtgtggttcCTCGAAGGACAAAGAAATGTTTATataccaaaattaaaatgaatataaaagcaAACACATCAAAAAGGAATGCATGACATCAGCAATAGTTTTATAAGAATAGGGGCTGAACCATTCCTTTGTACTtgcatgtcccccccccccaacttccaAGTGTCACCAAGTCAAGCCCTGAAGCTCCCTAAGATGTTCTCTGATGGCTTTTGAAACTGGAGGTTTCAAGTATATGTAGTATTTCTGCATCCTCTGCTCAGCATCCAGCCCCATGGGCAGAGAATCACCAAGGGTCTCCAAGGCTCCCTGAGAAATGTTTAGGAATAACAATCTCCCCATCTCCCAACTAAAACCTGGTACAATTGAttaattcttttattcttcttccaaCATTAGAAATGAAGCAACTGCATATataatacagtctttttttttttttgggggggggtcacacccagcggtgctcaggggttactcctggctccatgctcagaaatcactcctggcaggcacagggaccatatgggatttcgggatttgaaccaatgaaaggcaaacaaacgccttacctccatgctatctctctggccccatataatacattcttttcataaatattttaatatcaaaagcCATTAACCTTTCTAGGTACAAGTATTTAGCATTTTATAGTTTAAGTCTATGAGGTGTACAACTTACAGGACAAAAATTAGCTTCTCAGTCACTCCCATGAGCACGGTGACAATCACTGTTCCAAAGAGGAGAAGTCCTGAGTAGACATGGATGGGCATGAGAAACGATCGGAGAGAAAGCGGAGCCCAGGGAAGCAGAAAGACGAAGAAACCTAAGAAAAGCTAAGCATAAAAGAATACCAAGGTCATCGGTGATCTTCTAGTTTTAAGTCTTAAGAAACTTTAAAACTATCTtttagagaggctggagagatagcatagtacaTTTGCTCACCTTGTGTgaggacaacctgggtttgatccctgacatccagaTGGTAtgtcaagcacagccaggaataattcctgagcaagcgccaggagtaacctctaagcatctcttggtgtggccccaaaacaaataaacacacacaaaacaacacaaaattatcatttaaaaatcttggatgtaaaataaagaaaatttatgcaTAGAATCTAGGTCAATGggaccagcaaggtggcgctagaggttaaggtgtctgccttgcaagcgctagccaaggaaagatcgcgaccgcggttcgatcccctggcatcccatatggttcccccaagccaggggcaatttctgagcgcttagccaggagtaacccctgagcatcaaacgggtgtggcccaaaaaacaaacaaacaaaaaaaaatccaggacaataaaataaatgaattcctccaccctcatttctttcttgcatgtaaggccttgcatgtgcctgacccaagttttatcccagcatcccataatgttctcctgagcattgccaggattaattcctgagtgcagagccaaaagtaagccttgagcaccactgggcatggcctaaAAACCTAAACATGaaaagaaaagttctttttttttttttttttttttttggtttttgggctacacccggcggtgctcaggggttactcctggctgtctgctcagaaatagctcctggcaggcacgggggaccatatgggacaccgggattcgaaccaaccacctttggtcctggattggctgcttgcaaggcaaacaccgctgtgctatctctccgggcccgaaaagaaaatttctatcaATACTTATACAAGTATCCATGGATTCATGGAGAAAAATTACATGGTTATCTAGTCCACAAAATGTATGCGGACTATGAATTATATTTGCATTCATATATATTGTcatataaatacatgtatttatatatttattctgtatcttgtttatgttttcccTAAGAGTATAACTTGAAGGTCTTTTCCTAACAATACATTTGtctagtctttttttcttttttattggctTACATTTTAACATGACATAGTTTTTACCTGTAATTCTCTGGCTGTTTTAAACTTCTTTGGAGTCTTAATATTATGTCTCATTTTAGGATTTGTCATGTGTCTCTAGAAATTCtctgagtttcagtcatctaaCTAGGTGAGACATTAGAATTTGTTTACTGAATCTAGGgagatttttctctcttattttgacCATGAAGAATGTTTTTAATGATGGAAAAATGAGATTTAAAGAGAACTGGAAGGCTTAATGAACTGAACTGAACTAGAGCTGGAAGCTGAGgtccagctttgatccccagcaccagatgATCCACTCAGCACCAAGGGAAGCAACCCTTCAACCCAGCACCAGCACTGAACTATGGGTGCCCTGCtttgccagaagtaagccctgagtagatCTGTTCAtgttcccaaagcaaaacaagtgaaggaggaaaggaaggaaggaaggagggaggatggaaggaaggaaggaaggaaggaaggaaggaaggaaggaaggaaggaaggaaggaaggaaggaaggaaggaaggaaggaaggaaggaaggaaggaaggaaggaaggaaggaagggaaagacagaagaaagagaaaggaggggagggtggaaaaaggaaagaaaaagataaagaaagaaaagaaagactggaaggaagaaaggaagggagaaaaaaaggaaggaagggaggtgggagggagggaaggagggagagaaggaaggaaggaaaggaggaagaaaagagaaacgatgaaggaagggaaggaaaggtgcTACAAAAAATGTACACCTGTAATTTATAGAACTCATTCTTGACTGACTTAACAACCATCTAAGTGTTTCAGGGAACACGATCATCTGAACTCCAATGGACTGAAATTACCAATCCCTTATTTCGGTTTAAGTCAGTGGTTCTTGAAGTGCTGTTCTTAGAAGGCATGCACCAAAAACACTTGAATTGTTTATTTAATAAGCTACAAGAACTGCATCCGGAGTCACAAAACCAGAAATTCTGGAAGGTCCATGAATCAGCCTTTTAAACTGTTTCAGTAATCTGAATAATACAGATTTTCATtagctttttatcttttttattaaggTAATATTGGTTTGCATGGTGGTTCATATTTTGGAGTACAATTTTATACCTCTTTTAAATCTATGTTAACACATACCACCAGCTACCAAAGTCCCATTTCTCTTCATCACAGTCCCTCCTGTCTCTCCTTCTCATGACCTCGGTTCCTTCATTGGAGTACAAGGATTTGGTTTAgtcttattctttgttttgagtCTCTGCATGCCACATTTGAGTggaatcatctggtatttgtctttctactTCTGAATGATTCTGCTTAGTCTAACCTTTGCCAGTTCCACCCACTTGGTCCTAAAAGACAAGACTTCATCTGCTGTTGGACACTTGAACTGCTTCAAGATCTAGCTACTGTTAATAGAGCTGCAAC
This is a stretch of genomic DNA from Suncus etruscus isolate mSunEtr1 chromosome 5, mSunEtr1.pri.cur, whole genome shotgun sequence. It encodes these proteins:
- the LOC126009123 gene encoding plasma membrane ascorbate-dependent reductase CYBRD1, translated to MEGYWGFLALLVSALLMGFLAVVFSLIWVLHYREGLGWDGTALEFNWHPVLMVTGFVFIQGIAIIVYRLPWTWKCSKLLMKSIHAGLNAIAAILAVISLVAVFDFHNTMNIPNMYSLHSWVGLIAVIYYILQLFLGFFVFLLPWAPLSLRSFLMPIHVYSGLLLFGTVIVTVLMGVTEKLIFVLKDPAYSSFPPEGIFTNTLGLLIVVFGALIFWIVTRPQWKRPKEPNSILLQSNGGAAEGPLAINTGNIDRADSELNSEAVARKRNFTLDEAGQRSTM